In a single window of the Streptomyces sp. HUAS ZL42 genome:
- a CDS encoding ATP-binding cassette domain-containing protein yields the protein MVSVPTSPLLALHGVCKRFGVVDALKDIELEIHAGQVVALLGDNGAGKSTLVKVISGVTPAEKGVIEWQGRAVHIRRPHDARDLGIATVYQDLALCGNLDVVANLYLGREIRRFGFLDEVEMERRTRHLLERLTRNVPELRGPVVSLSSGQRQTVAIARSLLGEPRVLLLDEPTAALGIEQTTEVLDLVDRLRDRGLGVLLISHNMGDVKALADRAAVLRLGRNNGFFDVNTASQEQIISSITGATENVPRRPAHREAGW from the coding sequence ATGGTCTCCGTGCCGACGTCCCCCTTGCTGGCGCTGCACGGTGTGTGCAAGCGCTTCGGCGTCGTCGACGCGCTCAAGGACATCGAGTTGGAGATTCACGCCGGCCAGGTCGTCGCTCTCCTGGGAGACAACGGTGCCGGAAAGTCCACCCTCGTCAAGGTGATCTCCGGCGTCACCCCCGCGGAGAAGGGTGTCATCGAGTGGCAGGGCCGGGCGGTCCACATCAGGAGGCCCCACGACGCCCGGGACCTCGGCATCGCCACCGTCTACCAGGACCTCGCGCTGTGCGGGAACCTCGACGTCGTCGCCAACCTGTACCTGGGACGGGAGATCCGCAGGTTCGGGTTCCTCGACGAGGTGGAGATGGAGCGCCGCACGAGACACCTGCTGGAGCGCCTGACCCGGAACGTCCCCGAACTGCGCGGCCCCGTCGTCTCGCTGTCCAGCGGCCAGCGGCAGACCGTCGCCATCGCTCGCTCACTTCTCGGCGAACCGAGGGTGCTCCTCCTGGACGAACCGACCGCGGCCCTGGGCATCGAGCAGACCACGGAGGTCCTCGATCTCGTCGACCGGTTGCGTGACCGCGGCCTGGGCGTGCTGCTCATCAGCCACAACATGGGCGATGTGAAAGCGCTCGCCGACCGGGCCGCCGTGCTGAGGCTCGGCCGGAACAACGGCTTCTTCGACGTGAACACCGCGTCCCAGGAACAGATCATCTCCTCCATCACCGGCGCCACGGAGAACGTGCCGCGCCGGCCGGCCCACCGGGAGGCGGGGTGGTGA
- a CDS encoding sugar ABC transporter permease: MVARAVEGWVGVVRRKLSAGELGSLPVVVVLATVWIIFQTLNDNYLSPRNLSNLSVDIVGTGLIAVGIVFVLLIGELDLSVGSISGLAAAVFAVLNVNNGVPEWLALVVAVLAGTAAGTVQGFSFAKTRVPAFVVTLAGLLTWNGIMLYILGTSGTVNLDENGLVAKLTSHYFTNDGVAYGVAAVGAGMVFLASYQDRRRRKAVGMPHRSLAEIGVRTGGLAVIAFTAAYLLNRFQGLPLALLVFLVLVAGLDIVLRRTHYGRQVYALGGGVEAARRASLNVTGVQTAVLAVSGTMAAIGGLFLASRITSVSQGSGSGVLLLNAIAAAVIGGTSLFGGRGTTWSAVLGILVIQSIASGMAITDTPAALQFVITGGVLFAAVVIDSLSRRSQEAHGRA, translated from the coding sequence ATCGTCGCTCGTGCCGTGGAGGGCTGGGTCGGCGTCGTCCGGCGCAAGTTGAGCGCCGGTGAACTGGGCTCGCTCCCCGTCGTCGTCGTCCTCGCCACGGTGTGGATCATCTTCCAGACCCTCAACGACAACTACCTCTCGCCGCGGAACCTGTCCAATCTCAGCGTGGACATCGTGGGCACGGGCCTGATCGCCGTCGGCATCGTCTTCGTCCTGCTGATCGGGGAGCTCGACCTGTCGGTCGGATCGATCAGCGGACTGGCGGCGGCCGTCTTCGCCGTGCTGAACGTGAACAACGGCGTGCCGGAATGGCTCGCCCTCGTCGTCGCGGTGCTCGCGGGTACTGCGGCGGGGACCGTCCAGGGCTTCTCCTTCGCAAAGACCCGGGTACCGGCGTTCGTCGTCACCCTGGCGGGGCTGCTCACCTGGAACGGCATCATGCTCTACATCCTCGGCACCAGCGGCACCGTCAACCTGGACGAGAACGGGCTCGTCGCCAAGCTGACCAGCCATTACTTCACCAATGACGGCGTCGCCTACGGGGTGGCGGCGGTCGGTGCGGGCATGGTCTTCCTCGCGTCCTACCAGGACAGGCGGCGCCGCAAGGCCGTCGGCATGCCGCACCGCTCGCTCGCGGAAATCGGGGTGCGCACCGGAGGGCTCGCGGTGATCGCGTTCACCGCCGCGTATCTGCTCAACCGGTTCCAAGGTCTGCCGCTCGCCCTTCTGGTCTTCCTGGTGCTGGTGGCCGGCCTCGACATCGTGCTCCGTCGCACGCACTACGGGCGGCAGGTCTACGCTCTCGGGGGCGGTGTCGAGGCGGCCCGTCGCGCCAGCCTCAACGTGACGGGAGTGCAGACCGCGGTGCTCGCGGTCTCGGGCACCATGGCCGCCATCGGCGGGCTCTTCCTGGCCTCACGCATCACCTCGGTGAGCCAGGGGTCGGGCTCGGGCGTGCTGCTGCTCAACGCCATCGCGGCAGCCGTCATCGGTGGCACCAGCCTGTTCGGGGGACGCGGTACGACGTGGTCGGCGGTGCTCGGCATTCTCGTGATCCAGTCCATCGCCTCGGGGATGGCGATCACGGACACGCCGGCCGCCCTGCAGTTCGTGATCACAGGTGGCGTGCTCTTCGCCGCGGTGGTCATCGACTCGCTGTCACGGCGCTCGCAGGAGGCGCACGGGCGGGCTTGA
- a CDS encoding sugar ABC transporter substrate-binding protein, whose product MKACIREAAIAMTALSATVTLTACGAGAGSDSEGGKAPKIGLLLPDATTARWETQDRPLLEKKIKELCADCTIEHANAKGDVTTQQEQMDSMITKGVDAIVLVAVDARSLGPAVRKADQADIPVIAYDRLAEGPISGHVSFDGEEVGRLQGTALLKAMGDEGGGDQIVMMNGDPTDPNAVLFKKGALLVLEGKVKIGKEYDTLQWRTETAHMNMSGAISALGVGNIDGVYAANDGLAAGSIAALKANKVTPLPPVTGQDAELGALQRIVGGDQYMTVYKPFGPEAAAGAAMAVAAARGDSLEGVARDEARTRSGNTVPAVMLTPVAVTVDNIKDTLVKDGVYTIEQICTPQLGAACNKAGLT is encoded by the coding sequence ATGAAGGCCTGCATACGGGAGGCAGCCATCGCCATGACCGCGCTCTCGGCGACCGTCACCCTCACGGCCTGCGGGGCCGGCGCCGGAAGCGACTCCGAAGGAGGGAAGGCGCCGAAGATCGGTCTGCTGCTGCCGGACGCCACCACCGCCCGCTGGGAGACACAGGACAGGCCCCTGCTGGAGAAGAAGATCAAGGAGCTGTGCGCCGACTGCACCATCGAGCACGCCAACGCCAAGGGCGACGTGACGACCCAGCAGGAGCAGATGGACTCGATGATCACCAAGGGGGTCGACGCCATCGTGCTCGTGGCCGTGGACGCCAGGTCGCTCGGCCCCGCGGTACGGAAGGCGGATCAGGCGGACATCCCCGTCATCGCCTACGACCGGCTCGCCGAAGGCCCGATCTCCGGCCATGTCTCCTTCGACGGCGAGGAGGTCGGCAGGCTCCAGGGCACGGCGCTGCTGAAGGCCATGGGCGACGAGGGGGGCGGCGACCAGATCGTCATGATGAACGGCGATCCCACCGACCCCAACGCGGTGTTGTTCAAGAAGGGCGCGCTGCTCGTACTCGAGGGGAAAGTGAAGATCGGCAAGGAGTACGACACCCTCCAGTGGCGGACGGAGACCGCGCACATGAACATGTCCGGCGCCATCTCCGCCCTCGGCGTCGGCAACATCGACGGGGTCTACGCGGCCAACGACGGCCTCGCCGCCGGCAGCATCGCCGCCCTCAAGGCCAACAAGGTCACCCCACTGCCCCCCGTCACCGGGCAGGACGCCGAACTGGGAGCCCTGCAACGTATCGTCGGCGGCGATCAGTACATGACCGTGTACAAACCCTTCGGACCCGAGGCCGCCGCCGGCGCCGCCATGGCCGTGGCCGCGGCCCGCGGTGACAGCCTCGAGGGGGTTGCCCGGGACGAGGCGAGGACCCGCAGCGGGAACACGGTTCCGGCGGTCATGCTCACGCCCGTGGCGGTGACGGTCGACAACATCAAGGACACCCTGGTGAAGGACGGCGTGTACACGATCGAACAGATCTGCACCCCCCAACTCGGGGCCGCCTGCAACAAGGCCGGGCTGACCTGA
- a CDS encoding SpoIIE family protein phosphatase yields MPHDGRTRAGVSEPRASETGAADSGSPPPVPVAAANDRPLTYAGAALVAVYVPGAGDDVLRLVETAGCAMSEYGLPERLPLSGGSPAAQAFRTGRPLWLTPAALASYSEGGPTPPRSEASLAVLPLGTEGRRLGCLVVVGTTGDGFEAEQRRLLERYADAVAGVLQAGAGRPPPPSLLDPALRSLRVGCFALVPDTGLVEADETLLELMGITPDDFDGKADTLLSHALPEDMHALMSVLEPSTQAYGWRELEFRVRRPTGEMRWLSLSCRVVAGTDDQPEQVLAVVTETAVLRRSADDVSRIQWLTAALDDAATVRDVGQVVITALREPLDADRVALAELQDDRLVIAALDPPQPAAWPETWRAAWRSEWPDAAVGALPTLQMALRDGRLDLWPAGASFEPGLAGIGTGGLAVLPLPAKGRVAGVCLIGWDHPHEFVPEERSLLTATAALVGQALKRAHAHDAEQELATMLQRSLLPRRLPELPGGTAVARYLPAKRGLQVGGDWYDVIALSEDRVALVIGDVQGHSAGAATIMGQMRTAVRAYAVEGHPPDVVVSHANRLLVGMETDLFATCCYVELDMEEGNTLFVRAGHLAPLIRHPDGRTEEVQVEGGLPLGISAEAEFPMTALALTPGTVLALVTDGLVEAADLPLDEGMHRTRAALAAADPVDPGLIADALLGDAGRREDDVALLLMRYDGMKTRPIRAGWAVWRLPDAVMHARRFTARTLRRWKVDEVADTALLVVSELVTNALVHTQGPVSVDLMLRGDRIRVCVSDASPRAPAKPVITDWEATGGRGLLLVEAMSESFGSVPVAGGKQVWSEIAVPRDVPAPADAGLLP; encoded by the coding sequence ATGCCTCATGACGGCCGTACGCGGGCCGGGGTATCCGAGCCACGGGCATCCGAGACCGGCGCCGCAGACAGCGGCTCACCGCCCCCGGTGCCTGTTGCCGCCGCGAACGATCGGCCCCTGACCTACGCCGGAGCAGCGCTGGTGGCGGTCTATGTGCCCGGCGCCGGTGACGACGTGCTGCGATTGGTGGAGACCGCCGGATGCGCCATGTCCGAGTACGGGCTGCCGGAGCGCCTGCCCCTGTCCGGTGGCTCGCCCGCCGCGCAGGCCTTCCGCACCGGCCGCCCCCTGTGGCTGACTCCCGCGGCACTCGCCTCCTACTCCGAGGGCGGACCCACGCCGCCGCGCTCCGAGGCCTCCCTCGCCGTGCTCCCCCTCGGAACGGAGGGCAGGCGACTGGGCTGTCTCGTCGTCGTGGGCACCACCGGCGACGGCTTCGAGGCCGAGCAACGACGCCTCCTGGAGCGGTACGCCGACGCCGTCGCCGGTGTGCTCCAGGCCGGGGCGGGTCGCCCCCCGCCGCCGTCGCTGCTGGATCCCGCCCTGCGGAGTCTGCGCGTCGGCTGCTTCGCCCTGGTGCCGGACACCGGTCTGGTCGAAGCGGACGAGACTCTGCTCGAGCTGATGGGCATCACCCCGGACGACTTCGACGGCAAGGCGGACACTCTCCTCTCGCACGCCCTGCCCGAGGACATGCACGCCCTCATGTCGGTCCTGGAGCCGTCCACCCAGGCGTACGGCTGGCGGGAGCTGGAGTTCCGTGTGCGCCGTCCCACCGGCGAGATGCGCTGGCTGAGCCTCAGCTGCCGGGTGGTGGCGGGCACCGACGACCAGCCGGAGCAGGTGCTGGCCGTCGTGACGGAGACCGCGGTTCTGCGCCGCAGCGCCGACGACGTGTCCCGGATCCAGTGGCTGACCGCCGCGCTCGACGACGCCGCGACAGTCCGTGACGTCGGCCAAGTGGTGATCACCGCCCTGCGCGAGCCTCTGGACGCCGATCGCGTGGCGCTCGCCGAGCTCCAGGACGACCGGCTCGTGATCGCCGCGCTCGACCCGCCGCAACCCGCCGCCTGGCCGGAGACATGGCGTGCCGCATGGCGTTCGGAGTGGCCCGACGCCGCGGTCGGCGCCCTGCCGACCCTTCAGATGGCCCTGCGGGACGGACGCCTCGACCTGTGGCCCGCCGGCGCCTCCTTCGAACCCGGACTCGCGGGCATCGGCACCGGAGGCCTGGCGGTCCTGCCGCTCCCCGCCAAGGGCCGCGTCGCCGGTGTGTGCCTGATCGGCTGGGACCACCCGCACGAGTTCGTTCCCGAGGAAAGGTCCCTGCTGACCGCGACCGCCGCACTGGTCGGCCAGGCACTCAAGCGCGCGCACGCCCACGACGCCGAGCAGGAACTCGCGACGATGCTGCAGCGCAGTCTGCTGCCCCGGCGACTCCCCGAGCTGCCCGGCGGGACGGCCGTCGCCCGCTATCTGCCCGCCAAGCGGGGGCTGCAGGTGGGCGGTGACTGGTACGACGTCATAGCCCTCTCCGAGGACCGGGTGGCGCTGGTCATCGGAGACGTACAAGGACACAGCGCCGGAGCCGCGACCATCATGGGCCAGATGCGTACTGCGGTCAGGGCGTACGCCGTGGAGGGCCACCCTCCGGACGTGGTCGTCTCGCACGCCAACCGTCTCCTCGTCGGCATGGAGACCGATCTCTTCGCCACCTGCTGCTACGTCGAACTCGACATGGAGGAGGGCAACACCCTGTTCGTGCGCGCCGGGCACCTCGCACCGCTGATCCGTCATCCCGACGGCCGTACGGAGGAGGTGCAGGTCGAGGGCGGACTCCCGCTGGGCATCTCCGCGGAGGCGGAGTTCCCCATGACCGCGCTCGCCCTGACTCCCGGCACCGTGCTCGCCCTGGTCACCGACGGCCTGGTAGAGGCCGCCGACCTGCCCCTGGACGAGGGCATGCACCGGACGCGCGCCGCGCTCGCCGCCGCCGATCCGGTGGACCCCGGCCTGATAGCCGACGCACTGCTCGGCGACGCAGGCCGGCGCGAGGACGACGTGGCTCTGCTGCTGATGCGCTACGACGGCATGAAGACCCGGCCGATACGGGCCGGCTGGGCAGTGTGGCGACTGCCCGACGCGGTGATGCATGCCCGCCGTTTCACCGCGCGCACGCTGCGCCGGTGGAAGGTCGACGAAGTGGCCGACACGGCCCTGCTGGTCGTGTCCGAACTGGTCACCAACGCGCTGGTGCACACCCAGGGTC